A single genomic interval of Streptomyces sp. BA2 harbors:
- a CDS encoding TetR/AcrR family transcriptional regulator: protein MTTTRRDTYTPETLLTVAVRIFNERGYDGTSMEHLSKAAGISKSSIYHHVSGKEELLRRAVSRALDGLFGILAEEHARVGTAVQRLEHVTRRTVEVLVAELPYVTLLLRVRGNTDTERWAMERRREFDQQVADLLKEAVADGDLRSDVELRLATRLLFGMINSIVEWYRPDARGASSGEQVADAVVQLAFAGLRSGS, encoded by the coding sequence ATGACCACCACCAGGCGCGACACGTACACCCCCGAGACCCTCCTGACGGTGGCGGTCCGGATCTTCAACGAGCGCGGTTACGACGGCACGTCCATGGAGCACCTCTCCAAGGCGGCCGGTATCTCCAAGTCCTCGATCTACCACCACGTCTCCGGCAAGGAGGAGTTGCTGCGCCGCGCGGTGAGCCGCGCGCTCGACGGGCTCTTCGGGATCCTTGCCGAGGAGCACGCGCGCGTGGGCACCGCCGTGCAGCGCCTGGAGCACGTCACGCGCCGCACCGTCGAGGTGCTCGTCGCGGAACTGCCCTATGTGACGCTGCTGCTGCGCGTGCGCGGCAACACGGACACCGAGCGGTGGGCCATGGAGCGGCGCAGGGAGTTCGACCAGCAGGTCGCCGATCTGCTCAAGGAGGCCGTCGCCGACGGCGATCTGCGCTCGGACGTCGAGCTGCGCCTCGCCACCCGCCTGCTCTTCGGGATGATCAACTCCATCGTGGAGTGGTACCGCCCGGACGCCCGAGGTGCCTCGTCGGGGGAGCAGGTCGCCGACGCCGTCGTGCAGTTGGCCTTCGCGGGACTGCGCAGCGGCAGCTGA
- a CDS encoding alpha-ketoacid dehydrogenase subunit beta codes for MSTIAAERATKKAAKPATMAQALGRALRDSLAEDPSVHVLGEDVGALGGVFRVTDGLTKEFGEDRCTDTPLAEAGILGTAVGMAMYGLRPVVEMQFDAFAYPAFEQLISHVARMRNRTRGARPLPITVRVPYGGGIGGVEHHSDSSEAYYMATPGLHVVTPATVADAYGLLRASIASDDPVVFLEPKRLYWSKADWNPEAPQTVEPIGKAVVRRTGRSATLLTYGPSVPVCLEAAEAAVAEGWDLEVVDLRSLVPFDDETVAASVRRTGRAVVVHESGGFGGPGGEIAARVTERCFHHLEAPVLRVAGFDIPYPPPMLERHHLPGVDRILDAVARLQWEADS; via the coding sequence ATGAGTACGATCGCGGCCGAACGGGCCACCAAGAAGGCAGCCAAACCGGCCACCATGGCGCAGGCGCTCGGGCGCGCGCTGCGTGACTCCCTGGCCGAGGACCCGTCCGTGCACGTCCTCGGAGAGGACGTCGGAGCGCTCGGCGGGGTCTTCCGTGTCACCGACGGGCTCACCAAGGAGTTCGGCGAGGACCGCTGTACGGACACACCGCTCGCCGAGGCGGGCATCCTGGGCACGGCCGTCGGCATGGCGATGTACGGACTTCGGCCCGTCGTCGAGATGCAGTTCGACGCGTTCGCCTACCCCGCCTTCGAGCAGCTCATCTCCCACGTGGCGCGGATGCGGAACCGCACGCGGGGCGCGAGGCCGCTGCCCATCACGGTGCGCGTGCCCTACGGCGGCGGCATCGGCGGTGTCGAGCACCACAGCGACTCCTCCGAGGCGTACTACATGGCGACTCCGGGGCTTCATGTCGTCACGCCCGCCACGGTCGCCGACGCCTATGGCCTGCTGCGGGCCTCCATCGCCTCCGACGACCCGGTCGTCTTCCTCGAGCCCAAGCGCCTCTACTGGTCCAAGGCCGACTGGAACCCGGAAGCGCCGCAGACCGTTGAACCCATAGGCAAAGCAGTGGTGCGGCGCACCGGCCGCAGCGCCACGCTCCTCACGTACGGGCCGTCCGTGCCCGTCTGCCTGGAGGCGGCCGAGGCCGCGGTCGCCGAGGGGTGGGACCTCGAAGTGGTCGACCTGCGCTCCCTCGTGCCCTTCGACGACGAGACGGTGGCCGCCTCCGTGCGGCGGACCGGGCGCGCGGTCGTCGTGCACGAGTCGGGCGGGTTCGGCGGACCCGGCGGGGAGATCGCCGCTCGCGTCACCGAGCGGTGTTTCCACCACCTGGAGGCGCCCGTCCTGCGCGTCGCCGGGTTCGACATTCCCTATCCGCCGCCGATGCTCGAGCGGCATCATCTGCCGGGCGTGGACCGGATCCTGGACGCGGTCGCGCGGTTGCAATGGGAGGCGGACAGCTGA
- a CDS encoding Lrp/AsnC family transcriptional regulator, which produces MADGRDGDRLESRSGDRQEGLPRPLDPIDRDILHILHTDGRASIRSVAERVHVSRANAYARINRLIDDGVIRGFGARINHERAGQGASAYITLKIVQNTWRTVREHLRTLPGASHIALVSGDFDVLLLVHTPDNRALRELVLTRLQSIPEVLSTRTLLVFEEDDLDPES; this is translated from the coding sequence ATGGCCGACGGGCGCGACGGTGATCGTCTCGAAAGCCGGTCCGGCGACCGCCAGGAGGGCCTGCCCCGTCCGCTGGACCCGATCGACCGCGACATCCTGCACATACTGCACACGGACGGTCGCGCGTCGATACGGTCCGTGGCCGAGCGCGTCCATGTGTCACGGGCCAACGCGTACGCGCGCATCAACCGGCTCATCGACGACGGCGTGATCCGCGGATTCGGAGCCCGGATCAACCACGAGCGGGCGGGCCAGGGCGCGTCGGCATACATCACGCTCAAGATCGTCCAGAACACCTGGCGCACGGTCCGCGAGCATCTGCGCACGCTGCCTGGCGCCTCTCACATCGCGCTGGTCAGCGGCGACTTCGACGTACTGCTCCTGGTGCACACGCCGGACAACCGCGCGCTGCGCGAGCTGGTCCTCACCCGGCTGCAGTCCATCCCCGAAGTGCTCAGCACGCGTACGTTGCTGGTCTTCGAGGAGGACGACCTGGACCCGGAGAGCTGA
- a CDS encoding 3-hydroxyacyl-CoA dehydrogenase, whose amino-acid sequence MTALELSSPVAVVGTGTMGQGIAQVALLAGHPVRLYDAVEGQAKTAAAAIAARLDRLVEKGRLAAADRTAAGDRLTPVAGLADLAGCGLVIEAILEKLSVKQRLFEELEEVVGEDCLLATNTSSLSVTAIAGTLKKPGRFVGLHFFNPAPLLPLVEVVSGFATDETAATRAYETARTWGKTPVRSADTPGFIVNRIARPFYAEALRVHEERAADPATIDAVLRESGGFKMGPFELTDLIGQDVNEAVTRSVWESFFQDPKFTPSLAQRRLVESRRLGRKAGQGWYAYGDDAPRAEPHTAQPAPAPASVAVHGELFQARSLAGLISGAGIDVAYKEPLDPDFPGWIELPSGVRLFLADGSAADDAEAPVIHFDLALDYKSATRIALAPAATVGEAQVREAVGLFQALGKQVSVVADVPGMIVARTVAMLVDFAQDAVARGVADKEDVDTAMRLGVNYPRGPLAWGEEIGAGWVLETLERLHLEYPTGRYAPSQALRRAAAREDRS is encoded by the coding sequence ATGACAGCACTCGAGCTCAGCAGCCCCGTTGCCGTGGTCGGCACCGGCACCATGGGGCAGGGCATCGCCCAGGTCGCCCTGCTGGCGGGCCACCCCGTGCGGCTGTATGACGCCGTGGAGGGGCAGGCGAAGACCGCGGCCGCCGCGATCGCCGCACGCCTTGACCGGCTCGTCGAGAAGGGCAGGCTCGCGGCCGCCGACCGGACCGCCGCGGGGGACCGGCTCACACCGGTCGCCGGCCTCGCCGATCTTGCCGGGTGCGGACTCGTCATCGAGGCGATCCTGGAGAAGCTCTCCGTGAAGCAGCGCCTCTTCGAAGAGCTGGAAGAGGTGGTCGGCGAAGACTGCCTCCTCGCCACGAACACGTCGTCCCTCTCCGTCACCGCCATCGCAGGCACGCTCAAGAAGCCCGGCCGCTTCGTCGGCCTGCACTTCTTCAATCCCGCGCCGCTCCTCCCCCTCGTCGAGGTCGTCAGCGGCTTCGCGACCGACGAAACGGCCGCCACGCGCGCGTACGAGACGGCGCGGACCTGGGGCAAGACGCCCGTGCGCAGCGCGGACACCCCCGGCTTCATCGTCAACCGGATCGCCCGCCCCTTCTACGCCGAGGCGCTGCGCGTCCACGAGGAGCGGGCCGCCGACCCGGCCACCATCGACGCCGTCCTGCGCGAGTCCGGCGGCTTCAAGATGGGGCCCTTCGAGCTCACCGATCTCATCGGCCAGGACGTGAACGAGGCCGTCACCCGCTCCGTGTGGGAGTCCTTCTTCCAGGACCCCAAGTTCACCCCGTCACTCGCCCAGCGCCGCCTCGTCGAATCACGCCGCCTCGGCCGCAAGGCCGGGCAGGGCTGGTACGCGTACGGGGACGACGCCCCGCGCGCGGAGCCGCACACGGCGCAGCCCGCACCGGCCCCGGCGTCCGTCGCGGTGCACGGAGAGCTGTTCCAGGCGCGGTCCCTTGCCGGGCTGATCAGCGGGGCCGGGATCGACGTCGCGTACAAGGAGCCTCTCGACCCCGACTTCCCCGGCTGGATCGAACTGCCCAGCGGAGTAAGGCTCTTCCTTGCCGACGGGTCCGCCGCGGACGACGCCGAGGCGCCGGTGATCCACTTCGACCTCGCGCTGGACTACAAGTCCGCGACCAGGATCGCCCTGGCGCCCGCAGCGACCGTGGGCGAGGCGCAGGTCCGCGAGGCCGTGGGCCTCTTCCAGGCGCTGGGCAAGCAGGTCAGCGTCGTCGCCGATGTACCGGGGATGATCGTGGCCCGTACCGTCGCCATGCTCGTCGACTTCGCGCAGGACGCCGTCGCGCGCGGTGTCGCCGACAAGGAGGACGTCGACACGGCCATGCGCCTCGGCGTCAACTACCCGCGCGGCCCCCTCGCGTGGGGCGAGGAGATCGGCGCGGGATGGGTCCTCGAAACCCTGGAGCGCCTGCACCTGGAGTACCCCACAGGCCGCTACGCGCCGTCCCAGGCACTGCGCCGCGCGGCAGCGCGAGAGGACCGCTCATGA
- a CDS encoding dihydrolipoamide acetyltransferase family protein, which yields MGGGQLMAPGLNVNSLEFKLPDLGEGLTEAEITRWLVQVGDVVAVDQPVVEVETAKAMVEVPCPYGGVVTARFGEEGAELPVGAPLLTVAVGAPAGDAGAAPAAAPAQAPEEPAERALQAAAAEDSSGNVLVGYGTAAAPARRRRVRSGVTTNSVTKAAPRSVTTTAPKPAAPSVAAGPDSLPPGTLPPGTLPRPDGPIPVISPLVRKLARENGVELRELTGTGPDGLIMRADVETAIAAERTAAQTASGTPTPVAAADEETRVAPAGAETRYPLTGIRGLVADKMSRSRREIPEATCWVDADATELLAARAAMNAAVKEGGGQKKVSLLALFARISVAALARYPMLNSTVDMEAREVVRLADVHLGFAAQTDRGLVVPVVRNANTRTTESISTELIRLTESARDGKLTPGELTGGTFTLNNYGVFGVDGSTPIINHPEAAMLGVGRIVPKPWVHQGELAVRHVVQLSLTFDHRVCDGGTAGGFLRFVADCVEQPAVLLRAV from the coding sequence ATGGGAGGCGGACAGCTGATGGCGCCCGGTCTGAATGTGAACAGCCTTGAGTTCAAGCTGCCCGATCTCGGTGAGGGGCTCACGGAGGCGGAGATCACCCGCTGGCTCGTGCAGGTCGGCGATGTCGTCGCAGTCGACCAGCCCGTCGTCGAGGTGGAGACGGCCAAGGCGATGGTGGAGGTGCCCTGCCCGTACGGAGGCGTGGTGACGGCCCGCTTCGGTGAGGAGGGGGCGGAACTGCCGGTGGGCGCGCCGCTGTTGACGGTCGCCGTCGGCGCCCCGGCCGGGGACGCGGGCGCGGCTCCGGCTGCCGCTCCTGCCCAGGCGCCGGAAGAGCCCGCGGAGCGAGCCCTGCAGGCGGCTGCCGCCGAGGATTCCTCCGGCAACGTCCTGGTCGGGTACGGCACGGCCGCGGCTCCCGCGCGGCGCAGGAGGGTGCGATCGGGGGTCACCACGAATTCCGTCACGAAGGCCGCCCCGCGTTCCGTCACGACGACCGCGCCGAAGCCTGCCGCGCCGTCCGTGGCCGCGGGGCCGGACAGCCTTCCGCCGGGCACTCTTCCGCCGGGCACCCTTCCGCGCCCGGACGGTCCGATACCGGTGATCTCACCTCTCGTACGCAAGCTGGCCCGTGAGAACGGCGTGGAGCTGCGGGAGTTGACGGGCACCGGCCCGGACGGGCTGATCATGCGGGCCGATGTCGAGACCGCCATAGCGGCGGAGCGGACCGCCGCGCAGACGGCCTCGGGCACGCCCACGCCGGTGGCAGCGGCGGACGAGGAGACCCGCGTCGCGCCGGCGGGTGCGGAGACCCGCTATCCGCTGACCGGCATCCGGGGCCTCGTCGCGGACAAGATGTCCCGCAGCAGGCGGGAGATACCGGAAGCCACTTGCTGGGTCGACGCAGACGCGACCGAACTGCTCGCAGCCCGCGCCGCGATGAATGCCGCCGTGAAGGAGGGCGGCGGGCAGAAGAAGGTCTCGCTGCTCGCGCTGTTCGCCCGCATCAGTGTGGCCGCGCTGGCCCGCTACCCGATGCTCAACTCCACCGTGGACATGGAGGCACGCGAGGTGGTCCGGCTCGCCGACGTCCACCTCGGCTTCGCCGCGCAGACGGACCGAGGTCTGGTCGTCCCCGTGGTCCGGAACGCGAACACGCGCACCACCGAATCGATCAGCACCGAGCTGATCCGGCTCACGGAGTCGGCGCGGGACGGGAAGCTGACCCCGGGGGAACTCACGGGCGGCACGTTCACGTTGAACAACTACGGGGTGTTCGGGGTCGACGGCTCCACGCCGATCATCAACCACCCCGAGGCGGCCATGCTCGGCGTGGGCCGGATCGTGCCCAAGCCATGGGTGCACCAAGGGGAGTTGGCGGTGCGGCACGTCGTGCAGCTCTCGCTCACCTTCGACCACCGGGTGTGCGACGGAGGCACGGCGGGCGGGTTCCTGCGGTTCGTGGCGGACTGCGTGGAGCAGCCGGCGGTGCTGCTGCGGGCGGTGTGA
- the pdhA gene encoding pyruvate dehydrogenase (acetyl-transferring) E1 component subunit alpha, whose translation MTVMEQRGVYRSTPPPAWQLRTDPAPLLPDAEPYRVLGTEAAGKADEELLGRLYAQLVRGRRYNTQATALTKQGRLAVYPSSTGQEACEVAAALVLEERDWLFPSYRDTLAAVVRGLDPVHALTLLRGDWHTGYDPREHRIAPLCTPLATQLPHAVGLAHAARLKGDDVVALAMVGDGGTSEGDFHEALNFAAVWQAPVVFLVQNNGFAISVPLDKQTAAPSLAHKAVGYGMPGRLVDGNDAAAVHEVLSEAVSRARSGGGPTLVEAVTYRMDAHTNADDATRYRGDAEVEAWRAHDPILLLERELTERGLLDEDRMRAARDDAEAMAADLRERMNQDPELDPMDLFSHVYAEQTTQLREQAAQLRAELEASDEDGADGAESAHGEENAR comes from the coding sequence ATGACGGTCATGGAGCAGCGGGGCGTCTACCGGTCCACCCCGCCACCCGCATGGCAGCTCAGGACCGACCCCGCGCCGCTGCTGCCCGATGCGGAGCCCTACCGCGTCCTGGGCACCGAGGCCGCCGGGAAGGCCGACGAGGAGCTCCTGGGCCGTCTGTACGCCCAGCTGGTGCGAGGACGGCGGTACAACACGCAGGCGACGGCCCTGACGAAGCAGGGCAGGCTCGCCGTCTACCCCTCAAGCACAGGCCAGGAGGCCTGCGAGGTGGCTGCCGCGCTCGTCCTGGAGGAGCGGGACTGGCTCTTCCCCAGCTATCGCGACACGCTCGCCGCGGTCGTCCGCGGCCTCGACCCCGTCCACGCGCTGACCCTGCTGCGCGGCGACTGGCACACCGGGTACGACCCGCGCGAGCACCGCATAGCGCCCCTGTGCACCCCTCTCGCGACCCAGCTCCCGCACGCCGTGGGGCTCGCGCACGCCGCACGCCTGAAGGGCGACGACGTGGTCGCGCTCGCCATGGTCGGCGACGGCGGCACCAGCGAGGGCGACTTCCACGAGGCGCTGAACTTCGCGGCCGTCTGGCAGGCGCCCGTCGTCTTCCTGGTGCAGAACAACGGCTTCGCGATCTCCGTGCCGCTCGACAAGCAGACGGCCGCCCCCTCCCTGGCCCACAAGGCCGTCGGGTACGGAATGCCGGGCCGTCTGGTGGACGGCAACGACGCGGCGGCGGTGCACGAGGTGCTGAGCGAAGCGGTCTCCCGCGCCCGCTCGGGCGGCGGCCCCACGCTCGTCGAAGCGGTGACCTATCGCATGGACGCCCACACGAACGCGGATGACGCCACGCGCTACCGCGGGGACGCCGAGGTCGAGGCCTGGCGCGCGCACGACCCGATCCTGCTCCTGGAGCGGGAGTTGACCGAGCGCGGCCTGCTCGACGAGGACCGGATGCGGGCGGCCCGGGACGACGCCGAGGCCATGGCGGCCGACCTGCGCGAACGCATGAATCAAGACCCCGAGCTCGACCCCATGGACCTCTTCAGCCATGTGTACGCCGAGCAGACCACCCAACTGCGCGAGCAGGCGGCCCAGTTGCGGGCCGAGCTGGAGGCATCGGACGAAGACGGCGCGGACGGCGCCGAGAGCGCGCACGGCGAGGAGAACGCGCGATGA
- the paaN gene encoding phenylacetic acid degradation protein PaaN, with product MAAELTAHQLIATHRPTLDQALETIRTRAYWSPHPEHPKAYGENGSLSLSDGKAAFDALLGSRFALDQPGTDDWTGAEVSPYGPELGITYPHPDIDTLLPAMRAGMRAWRDAGAEVRAMVCLEILSRISARTHEMAHAVMHTSGQAFMMAFQAGGPHAQDRGLEAVAYAYVEQARTPDNAEWSKPQGKRDPIGLNKRFTPVARGISLLIGCNTFPTWNGYPGLFASLATGNPVLVKPHPRAVLPLALTVRIAREALTDAGFDPNLVCLAAERPDEGIAKTLAVRPEIKIIDYTGSTAFGDWLEANARQAQVYTEKAGVNTVVVDSTDNYKGMLANLAFSLSLYSGQMCTTPQNLLIPRDGIATDAGAKSYDDVVSDLAASVNGLLGDDARANGILGALVNPGVKARLEAAAGLGEVALPSREISNPEFPDAVVRTPVIVKLDGAKPDAEAVYLDECFGPVSFAVAVDSASDAVELLRRTVRDKGAMTVGAYTTSDEVSGAVEETCLEECAQLSLNLTGGVYVNQTAAFSDFHGSGGNPAANAALCDGAFVANRFRVVEVRRDA from the coding sequence ATGGCCGCCGAACTCACCGCGCACCAGCTGATCGCCACGCACCGGCCCACACTCGACCAGGCGCTGGAGACGATCCGCACGCGCGCGTACTGGTCGCCGCACCCCGAGCACCCCAAGGCCTATGGAGAGAACGGCAGCCTGAGCCTGTCCGACGGCAAAGCCGCCTTCGACGCCCTCCTGGGCAGTCGCTTCGCCCTCGACCAGCCGGGCACGGACGACTGGACAGGCGCGGAAGTCTCTCCGTACGGGCCTGAGTTGGGCATCACGTACCCCCACCCGGACATCGACACGCTGCTGCCGGCGATGCGCGCCGGGATGCGCGCCTGGCGCGACGCGGGCGCGGAAGTGCGCGCGATGGTCTGTCTGGAGATCCTGTCGCGCATCAGCGCGCGCACGCACGAGATGGCGCACGCCGTCATGCACACCAGCGGCCAGGCCTTCATGATGGCCTTCCAGGCGGGCGGACCGCACGCCCAGGACCGCGGCCTCGAAGCGGTGGCGTATGCGTACGTCGAGCAGGCCCGCACCCCTGACAACGCGGAGTGGTCCAAGCCCCAGGGCAAGCGCGACCCGATCGGCCTGAACAAGCGTTTCACGCCTGTGGCGCGCGGCATCTCGCTCCTGATCGGCTGCAACACCTTCCCGACGTGGAACGGCTACCCGGGACTGTTCGCCTCCCTGGCCACCGGCAACCCCGTCCTGGTCAAGCCCCACCCGCGCGCGGTGCTCCCGCTCGCGCTGACCGTGCGCATCGCGCGCGAGGCCCTCACCGACGCGGGCTTCGACCCGAACCTGGTGTGCCTGGCCGCCGAGCGACCGGACGAAGGCATCGCCAAGACTCTCGCCGTCCGCCCCGAGATCAAGATCATCGACTACACCGGATCGACCGCCTTCGGCGACTGGCTGGAGGCCAACGCCCGCCAGGCGCAGGTCTACACGGAGAAGGCCGGCGTGAACACGGTCGTCGTCGACTCGACGGACAACTACAAGGGGATGCTGGCCAACCTGGCCTTCTCCCTGTCGCTCTACAGCGGCCAGATGTGCACGACCCCGCAGAACCTCCTGATCCCCCGTGACGGCATCGCGACGGACGCCGGAGCGAAGTCGTACGACGACGTGGTGTCCGACCTCGCCGCGTCGGTGAACGGCCTGCTCGGCGACGACGCCCGCGCGAACGGCATCCTCGGCGCCCTGGTCAACCCTGGCGTGAAGGCCCGCCTGGAGGCGGCGGCCGGACTCGGCGAAGTGGCACTCCCCTCACGGGAGATCAGTAACCCGGAGTTCCCGGACGCCGTGGTCCGCACCCCGGTCATCGTCAAGCTGGACGGCGCGAAGCCGGACGCCGAGGCGGTCTATCTGGACGAGTGTTTCGGCCCCGTCTCCTTCGCCGTCGCGGTCGACTCGGCGTCGGACGCCGTGGAGTTGCTGCGCCGCACGGTGCGCGACAAGGGCGCGATGACGGTCGGCGCGTACACGACGTCGGACGAGGTGTCCGGCGCCGTGGAGGAGACCTGCCTGGAGGAGTGCGCCCAGCTCTCCTTGAACCTCACGGGCGGCGTCTATGTGAACCAGACGGCGGCTTTCTCGGACTTCCACGGCTCGGGCGGCAACCCTGCCGCGAACGCCGCCCTGTGCGACGGCGCCTTCGTGGCCAACCGCTTCCGTGTGGTGGAGGTGCGCAGGGACGCCTGA